The following proteins come from a genomic window of Macrobrachium rosenbergii isolate ZJJX-2024 chromosome 37, ASM4041242v1, whole genome shotgun sequence:
- the LOC136825097 gene encoding uncharacterized protein → MTHGTGKQQPQHTTNSTGKQQPQHTTNSTAGKQRPQHTTNSPVGNEQPQHTTNSTGKQQTTAQKTTATAYKQQDRKTTATAVRVSLSQIRASRNAYTITSLDIHHRSTRPRLTTVPLQSFCTAAVCRRKVGVGMCSYKQPHGSE, encoded by the coding sequence ATGACCCACGGCACAGGAAAGCAACAACCACAACATACAACCAACAGCACAGGAAAACAACAACCACAACATACAACCAACAGCACCGCAGGAAAACAACGACCACAACATACAACCAACAGTCCTGTAGGAAACGAGCAACCACAACACACAACCAACAGCAcaggaaaacaacaaacaacagctCAGAAAACAACAGCCACAGCATACAAACAACAGGACAGGAAAACAACCGCCACAGCTGTCCGAGTGTCCTTGTCGCAGATTCGGGCCTCCCGAAATGCTTATACAATAACGTCGTTGGACATTCATCATCGAAGCACTAGACCCAGGCTCACTACTGTCCCTTTGCAAAGCTTCTGCACTGCTGCTGTTTGCAGAAGGAAAGTTGGCGTCGGGATGTGTTCTTACAAACAACCTCACGGTTCAGAGTGA